Proteins from a genomic interval of Corvus moneduloides isolate bCorMon1 chromosome 6, bCorMon1.pri, whole genome shotgun sequence:
- the ANKRD9 gene encoding ankyrin repeat domain-containing protein 9 isoform X1, whose amino-acid sequence MGGRSAGAAANRRWPDSSPVLTDLHRPGGGAIKGPRGGARRSRFLPLHRSGHGPGRWWEAAPGGARPHAMPWSVRWVGGCGAQSQKQCKKSSFAFYQAVRDLLPVWFLEDMRTMEVFHWEDGGKVSVYSPSEALLYALVHDHQPYARHLLTKFPQSALAVPSQSFSCCQAAPHLAMAVRYNRVRVLFRILKAIQALPPSDRAGHLDRQGCSRVEGGKTALHMACELVRPECLLLLLGHGASPCLQDSAGNTPLDTLLQQISHVPAANMRAKLLCLDCLFFFVPQDLKFTMKQQLLDNRQQWQDLLGENRFQCLVGLAPPSLFVGAMRVLIRTISPEHFPEALDNLPLPHFLKPLDLKLES is encoded by the exons ATGGGCGGCCGGAGCGCCGGGGCGGCGGCCAATCGGCGCTGGCCGGACAGTTCCCCGGTCCTGACCGACCTTCACCGCCCGGGCGGGGGGGCGATAAAAGGGCCCCGCGGCGGCGCGCGGCGCTCCCGCTTCCTGCCCTTGCACCGCAGCGGACACG GTCCGGGCCGATGGTGGGAGGCAGCCCCCGGCGGAGCCCGGCCGCACGCCATGCCCTGGAGCGTCCGCTGGGTCGGCGGCTGCGGCGCCCAGTCCCAGAAGCAGTGCAAGAAATCATCCTTCGCCTTCTACCAGGCGGTGAGGGACCTGCTGCCCGTCTGGTTCCTGGAGGACATGCGGACCATGGAGGTCTTCCACTGGGAAGACGGGGGCAAGGTGAGCGTGTACTCGCCCTCGGAGGCGCTGCTCTACGCGCTGGTGCACGACCACCAGCCCTACGCCCGGCACCTGCTCACTAAGTTCCCCCAGAGTGCCCTGGCCGTGCCCAGCCAaagcttcagctgctgccaggcagcccCGCACCTGGCCATGGCCGTCCGCTACAACCGCGTCCGGGTGCTCTTCCGAATCCTCAAGGCCATCCAAGCTTTGCCCCCGAGTGACAGAGCCGGCCACCTCGACCGCCAGGGCTGCAGCCGCGTGGAGGGCGGCAAGACAGCCTTGCACATGGCCTGCGAACTGGTGCGGCCCGAgtgcctgctcctgctgctggggcacgGCGCGTCGCCCTGCCTGCAGGACAGTGCTGGGAACACCCCCCTCGACACTCTGCTGCAGCAGATCTCCCACGTGCCGGCAGCTAACATGCGTGCCAAGCTCCTCTGCCTCGACTGCCTCTTCTTCTTCGTGCCTCAGGACCTCAAGTTTACAATGAAACAGCAACTGTTGGACAACcggcagcagtggcaggaccTCCTGGGGGAGAACAGGTTCCAGTGCCTGGTGGGCTTAGCTCCCCCATCGCTGTTTGTTGGAGCCATGCGTGTCTTGATCAGGACCATTTCACCTGAGCACTTCCCAGAGGCTCTGGACAATCTGCCTCTGCCTCATTTTCTAAAGCCTTTGGACTTGAAACTGGAGAGCTAG
- the ANKRD9 gene encoding ankyrin repeat domain-containing protein 9 isoform X2: MPWSVRWVGGCGAQSQKQCKKSSFAFYQAVRDLLPVWFLEDMRTMEVFHWEDGGKVSVYSPSEALLYALVHDHQPYARHLLTKFPQSALAVPSQSFSCCQAAPHLAMAVRYNRVRVLFRILKAIQALPPSDRAGHLDRQGCSRVEGGKTALHMACELVRPECLLLLLGHGASPCLQDSAGNTPLDTLLQQISHVPAANMRAKLLCLDCLFFFVPQDLKFTMKQQLLDNRQQWQDLLGENRFQCLVGLAPPSLFVGAMRVLIRTISPEHFPEALDNLPLPHFLKPLDLKLES; the protein is encoded by the coding sequence ATGCCCTGGAGCGTCCGCTGGGTCGGCGGCTGCGGCGCCCAGTCCCAGAAGCAGTGCAAGAAATCATCCTTCGCCTTCTACCAGGCGGTGAGGGACCTGCTGCCCGTCTGGTTCCTGGAGGACATGCGGACCATGGAGGTCTTCCACTGGGAAGACGGGGGCAAGGTGAGCGTGTACTCGCCCTCGGAGGCGCTGCTCTACGCGCTGGTGCACGACCACCAGCCCTACGCCCGGCACCTGCTCACTAAGTTCCCCCAGAGTGCCCTGGCCGTGCCCAGCCAaagcttcagctgctgccaggcagcccCGCACCTGGCCATGGCCGTCCGCTACAACCGCGTCCGGGTGCTCTTCCGAATCCTCAAGGCCATCCAAGCTTTGCCCCCGAGTGACAGAGCCGGCCACCTCGACCGCCAGGGCTGCAGCCGCGTGGAGGGCGGCAAGACAGCCTTGCACATGGCCTGCGAACTGGTGCGGCCCGAgtgcctgctcctgctgctggggcacgGCGCGTCGCCCTGCCTGCAGGACAGTGCTGGGAACACCCCCCTCGACACTCTGCTGCAGCAGATCTCCCACGTGCCGGCAGCTAACATGCGTGCCAAGCTCCTCTGCCTCGACTGCCTCTTCTTCTTCGTGCCTCAGGACCTCAAGTTTACAATGAAACAGCAACTGTTGGACAACcggcagcagtggcaggaccTCCTGGGGGAGAACAGGTTCCAGTGCCTGGTGGGCTTAGCTCCCCCATCGCTGTTTGTTGGAGCCATGCGTGTCTTGATCAGGACCATTTCACCTGAGCACTTCCCAGAGGCTCTGGACAATCTGCCTCTGCCTCATTTTCTAAAGCCTTTGGACTTGAAACTGGAGAGCTAG